The Algoriphagus sp. TR-M9 genome has a window encoding:
- a CDS encoding sugar transferase: MFYRKYIKRAMDIILAFLMFLIFLPIFLLVMVLLIFHHRGNPFFSQERPGKDHIPFRILKFKTMRDLVDQDGLPLADSCRITALGRVIRMSSLDEMPQLINVIKGDMSLVGPRPLLKEYLTLYSEEQSRRHEVRPGVTGWAQVNGRNAISWERKFKLDVWYVDNHGFWLDWRILFTTLFNVLQGKGVTQQGHVTVGKFEGAGK, translated from the coding sequence GTGTTTTACAGGAAGTACATAAAGAGAGCGATGGACATCATCCTTGCTTTTTTGATGTTTTTAATATTTCTCCCCATCTTCTTGTTGGTGATGGTACTGTTGATTTTCCATCACAGAGGAAATCCATTTTTTTCTCAGGAGAGGCCCGGCAAAGATCATATTCCATTCCGAATTCTCAAGTTTAAGACCATGCGGGATCTAGTGGATCAGGATGGGCTGCCCTTAGCAGATTCCTGTAGAATTACAGCCTTAGGTAGAGTGATTAGAATGAGTTCCTTGGATGAGATGCCCCAGTTGATCAATGTGATAAAGGGGGATATGAGTTTGGTGGGGCCCAGACCATTGTTGAAGGAGTACCTGACTTTGTATTCAGAGGAGCAGTCCAGGAGGCATGAGGTGCGCCCGGGTGTCACCGGTTGGGCCCAGGTCAATGGGAGGAATGCCATTAGTTGGGAGAGAAAGTTCAAGTTGGACGTATGGTATGTGGACAATCATGGTTTTTGGCTGGACTGGAGGATATTATTTACGACACTTTTTAATGTTTTGCAAGGCAAGGGCGTGACACAGCAGGGCCATGTGACAGTTGGTAAATTTGAAGGTGCGGGCAAGTGA
- a CDS encoding aminotransferase class I/II-fold pyridoxal phosphate-dependent enzyme — protein MYKQIPLSFPSFNGNESLYTRQAIDSGHLATYGAFIGKFEWKLNTKLRTHESVVLNSGTSALHLAMVLMGIGPEDEVICQSFTFCASANPIVYLGAKPVFVDSESDTWNISPELLEDAILNRISNGKKPKAIVVVHLFGMPAKMNEILEISRKYNIPVLEDAAEAVGSVYEGEMCGTFGQIGVYSFNGNKIITTGGGGALISDDTNILQKARHLSTQAREDLPYYQHLEIGYNYKMNNLAAAVGLAQLEKLENQVKSRRAVNARYRELFKDIPGISFHTEPDSSQSNYWLTAILINSEILGFDAACLQKSLSRHGIESRYLWKPLHMQPVFADAQFYGGKTAQNLFENGLCLPSSADLKLEDQERILAVIKKELAKSFK, from the coding sequence ATGTACAAGCAAATACCCCTGTCCTTTCCTAGCTTTAATGGTAATGAATCCCTGTACACCAGACAGGCCATAGATTCAGGTCACTTGGCTACCTATGGGGCGTTTATTGGGAAGTTTGAGTGGAAGCTGAATACCAAGTTGCGTACCCATGAGTCCGTGGTGCTCAATTCCGGAACTTCAGCCCTGCACCTTGCCATGGTTTTGATGGGCATAGGTCCTGAAGATGAAGTGATCTGTCAAAGCTTTACTTTTTGTGCCTCTGCCAATCCCATTGTGTACTTGGGCGCCAAACCTGTGTTTGTGGACTCAGAAAGCGATACCTGGAATATCAGTCCAGAATTACTGGAGGATGCAATTTTAAACCGCATCTCCAATGGAAAAAAGCCTAAGGCCATAGTGGTGGTGCACCTTTTTGGTATGCCAGCTAAAATGAACGAGATCCTGGAGATTTCCCGTAAGTATAATATTCCTGTTTTGGAGGATGCTGCCGAAGCTGTGGGCTCGGTCTATGAAGGGGAAATGTGCGGTACTTTTGGACAGATTGGTGTGTATTCCTTCAATGGAAATAAAATCATCACCACCGGAGGGGGAGGAGCACTGATTTCAGATGATACCAACATACTTCAAAAAGCCCGGCACCTATCTACCCAGGCCAGGGAAGACCTGCCGTATTACCAGCATTTAGAGATAGGCTATAATTATAAAATGAATAATCTGGCAGCCGCGGTGGGGCTGGCTCAGTTGGAGAAGCTGGAGAATCAGGTCAAAAGCCGTAGAGCGGTGAATGCCAGGTATAGGGAATTGTTCAAAGACATTCCCGGGATTAGTTTCCATACGGAACCAGACTCCAGCCAGTCTAATTATTGGCTAACAGCGATTTTGATTAATTCAGAAATTCTAGGCTTTGATGCAGCTTGTTTACAGAAGTCCCTGTCCAGACATGGGATAGAAAGCAGGTATCTTTGGAAGCCGTTACACATGCAGCCGGTGTTTGCTGATGCCCAGTTTTATGGTGGTAAAACCGCCCAAAACCTTTTCGAAAATGGGTTGTGCCTGCCAAGTTCAGCTGATCTCAAACTGGAAGATCAGGAAAGGATCTTGGCTGTTATCAAGAAGGAACTCGCCAAATCATTTAAGTAA
- a CDS encoding glycosyltransferase family 4 protein gives MTFLYSFFTSFAIGILFFPVLIKLLHNYQVSDSPGGRRIHLGKTPSMGGIGFFLASMIALAIWAWEYPEHYPTYLFGGITIMFFVGLRDDIVELKASRKILGQLIAVVLVIGASDIRIRDFHGFLGIGELNLYFSYVFSAFTLLALTNAFNLIDGLDGLAGTMAMITFSCLGAWFLYYGLDSYALICFTFMGAILAFLAFNWHPAKIFMGDTGSLTLGFTMGALVMAFMEVNQALPSGSTWKFEPSFSAGVALLMFPLYDMGRVFTRRISQGKGPMTPDKSHVHHFLMRMGFTHDKVTFILGSLQLVFIFLIFILKDFSDNLALPIIVGLAVILGLRLDKVTVKYVKKKVAVQPRVLEISGLNERQKRKVKLEKKDFERSKINLN, from the coding sequence ATGACTTTTCTGTATTCTTTTTTTACCTCATTTGCGATTGGTATTCTCTTTTTTCCAGTGCTGATTAAACTTCTGCATAATTACCAAGTCTCAGACTCTCCGGGAGGACGACGTATTCACTTAGGGAAAACTCCTTCTATGGGAGGGATAGGTTTTTTCTTAGCCTCCATGATCGCTCTGGCTATTTGGGCTTGGGAATACCCAGAGCATTATCCTACTTATTTGTTTGGGGGGATTACCATCATGTTCTTTGTAGGTCTTAGAGATGATATAGTAGAGTTGAAGGCCAGTAGGAAAATCCTCGGACAACTTATAGCCGTAGTCCTAGTCATAGGAGCATCAGATATCCGTATCCGGGATTTTCATGGTTTCTTGGGAATAGGGGAACTGAACCTGTATTTCAGCTATGTGTTTTCTGCCTTTACCCTTTTGGCACTCACTAATGCCTTTAATTTAATAGACGGGCTGGATGGACTGGCCGGTACCATGGCCATGATTACCTTCTCCTGCCTGGGGGCTTGGTTTCTCTATTATGGACTGGATAGCTACGCCCTGATCTGCTTTACCTTTATGGGGGCTATTCTGGCTTTCCTGGCCTTTAACTGGCATCCTGCTAAGATCTTTATGGGGGATACCGGTTCCCTGACCTTGGGCTTTACCATGGGCGCGCTGGTGATGGCCTTTATGGAAGTGAATCAGGCTCTGCCTTCCGGGAGTACCTGGAAATTTGAACCTTCCTTCTCTGCCGGGGTTGCGCTCTTAATGTTTCCCCTCTACGATATGGGAAGGGTTTTTACCCGTAGGATTTCCCAGGGAAAAGGCCCCATGACTCCGGACAAATCCCATGTGCATCACTTCCTGATGAGAATGGGTTTCACACATGATAAAGTTACTTTCATACTAGGTTCTTTGCAGTTGGTGTTTATTTTTTTGATTTTTATTTTAAAAGATTTCTCGGACAATCTGGCTCTTCCCATAATTGTGGGACTTGCAGTTATACTTGGATTGAGGCTGGACAAGGTCACTGTTAAATATGTGAAAAAGAAAGTAGCAGTACAGCCTAGGGTGCTTGAAATCAGTGGTTTAAATGAGCGTCAAAAAAGAAAGGTAAAGCTGGAGAAAAAGGATTTTGAGCGTTCCAAGATCAATCTGAATTAG
- a CDS encoding sugar transferase: protein MTTRNVEKLLGYDFNYDLSENYKKQEPELIFSKHFNWYNLTLKRFIDLIGAFLFMVLIGFWLFPLVAILIKIESPGPVFFKQTREGIYNSRFRCYKFRSMVVNNESETKQATKNDPRITKVGKFIRKTSIDELPQILNVIYGNMSLVGPRPHPVKLNEMSAAEIVGFRNRHLVKPGITGLAQAKGYRGETQTFHSMYFRYKLDVHYIKSWSLWLDLKIIAMTASSILFDNENAY from the coding sequence ATGACAACTAGAAATGTAGAAAAGCTCCTTGGGTATGATTTCAATTATGATTTATCAGAAAATTACAAAAAGCAAGAACCAGAATTAATTTTTTCCAAACATTTTAACTGGTATAATCTTACATTAAAAAGATTCATTGACCTTATTGGAGCCTTTCTTTTCATGGTTCTGATTGGTTTTTGGCTTTTCCCTCTTGTGGCAATCTTGATTAAAATTGAGTCCCCAGGCCCTGTTTTCTTCAAACAAACCCGCGAAGGAATTTATAACTCGAGATTTAGATGTTATAAATTTAGATCCATGGTAGTCAATAATGAATCGGAAACCAAGCAGGCTACCAAAAACGATCCAAGGATTACGAAAGTGGGTAAGTTTATCCGTAAAACCAGTATAGACGAATTACCTCAAATTTTAAACGTGATTTATGGTAATATGTCACTGGTAGGACCTAGACCTCATCCTGTGAAATTAAATGAAATGAGTGCAGCAGAAATTGTAGGTTTTAGAAATAGGCATTTGGTAAAACCAGGTATAACTGGATTGGCACAAGCCAAGGGGTATAGGGGAGAAACTCAAACTTTCCATTCCATGTATTTCAGGTATAAATTAGATGTGCACTATATTAAGAGTTGGAGTCTGTGGCTTGATTTAAAAATTATCGCTATGACAGCTAGTTCAATTCTCTTTGACAATGAAAACGCGTATTAA
- a CDS encoding capsule assembly Wzi family protein, with product MKKRFKLLLTTFLLAFQGMAQNIPVGFPVLNDYLRREQILGNLNSDFSFIYKPILTEKAFPEFSNPYLNDSILGYQLDKNSVLKNKKFAVSLLPIQMISMYNTDHPYNWGHGAILPAKGFQTLISGGLHLKWGKLSAQLYPQFHYAQNLKFEEYPENAPNEYFQYLRRSLNGIDQPVRFGQDPITRILPGNSNISLNLGGIALGVSTENIWIGPGQNNSLLMTDNAEGFLHFKLNTTRPLKTFAGNFEGNYWIGKLEGSNFPHFSDGSYNELLSKKEDDWRYFTGLSISYSPIFLPNLYLGATRAFQVYRGDMRNNFRAFFPFFAPLPKEGEGILENVELREDQNVGIFGRYLVPKANFEFYFEYSRNDHPFNWRDLILNIEHSRGYLLGFSKYIKLNDQNTIGIIGEMTQTKFSINNTIRWGEGIDNGLGLYDNYQVKHGFTYKGENLGAGTGVSGNEYSLKIGHFQRFKEVSLELERLERHPNYYYFAIGKGLNVEKWVDYNFSLNYKNTFNRLVLSSSITSMVVKNYNHWNNTGSEVLSGSPDKRFNMNLMINLAYLF from the coding sequence ATGAAAAAGAGATTTAAACTTTTACTGACCACATTTCTACTTGCATTTCAAGGTATGGCGCAGAACATCCCTGTAGGATTTCCTGTGCTAAATGATTATCTCAGGAGGGAGCAGATTTTGGGCAATTTAAACTCTGACTTTTCATTTATTTACAAACCAATCTTAACGGAAAAAGCATTTCCGGAATTTTCAAACCCATATTTAAATGATTCCATACTGGGATATCAATTAGATAAAAACTCTGTTCTTAAGAATAAAAAATTCGCTGTTTCTTTACTCCCAATTCAAATGATTAGTATGTATAATACTGATCACCCGTATAATTGGGGGCATGGAGCCATTCTTCCAGCGAAAGGCTTTCAAACGCTTATTTCTGGAGGGCTTCATTTAAAATGGGGAAAGCTTAGTGCCCAACTATACCCTCAATTCCATTATGCACAAAATCTAAAGTTTGAAGAGTATCCGGAAAATGCTCCTAATGAGTATTTTCAATATTTACGTAGAAGTTTAAATGGAATTGATCAGCCGGTCAGATTTGGACAAGATCCTATCACAAGGATTTTGCCAGGAAATTCCAATATTAGCCTTAACCTCGGCGGTATTGCTTTGGGTGTATCCACCGAAAATATATGGATTGGTCCAGGACAGAATAATTCCTTATTAATGACTGACAATGCGGAGGGTTTTTTACACTTTAAGTTAAATACTACTCGCCCATTAAAAACATTTGCCGGTAATTTTGAAGGTAATTATTGGATAGGAAAACTAGAAGGATCAAACTTTCCTCACTTTAGTGATGGTAGCTATAATGAGCTCCTTTCAAAAAAAGAGGATGACTGGAGATATTTCACTGGATTATCAATCAGTTACTCTCCTATTTTCCTACCTAATCTTTATTTAGGTGCAACGAGGGCATTTCAGGTTTACAGAGGTGACATGAGAAACAATTTCAGAGCTTTCTTCCCATTTTTTGCCCCATTGCCAAAAGAAGGAGAAGGGATATTGGAAAATGTTGAACTTCGTGAGGATCAAAATGTAGGAATATTTGGAAGATACCTTGTTCCGAAAGCCAATTTCGAATTCTACTTCGAGTATTCCAGAAATGATCATCCCTTTAATTGGAGAGATCTGATTTTAAACATAGAACATAGTAGAGGATATTTACTTGGTTTTAGTAAGTATATCAAACTTAATGATCAAAATACGATAGGCATCATTGGAGAAATGACCCAGACTAAATTCAGTATTAACAATACCATTAGATGGGGAGAAGGTATAGATAATGGATTAGGTCTATATGATAACTATCAAGTAAAGCACGGTTTTACATATAAAGGAGAGAACTTAGGCGCAGGTACTGGCGTGAGTGGAAATGAGTATTCTTTAAAAATTGGACACTTCCAGCGATTTAAAGAAGTATCTTTAGAATTAGAAAGGTTAGAGCGTCATCCCAACTACTATTACTTTGCAATAGGTAAAGGTCTCAATGTAGAAAAATGGGTTGACTATAATTTCAGTCTTAATTATAAAAACACATTTAATAGGCTAGTTTTATCAAGTTCCATCACTTCTATGGTAGTAAAGAATTATAATCATTGGAACAATACTGGTAGCGAAGTTCTATCGGGAAGTCCCGATAAAAGATTCAATATGAATTTGATGATTAATCTTGCCTATTTATTTTAA